In the genome of Girardinichthys multiradiatus isolate DD_20200921_A chromosome 7, DD_fGirMul_XY1, whole genome shotgun sequence, one region contains:
- the klhl6 gene encoding kelch-like protein 6 isoform X1, whose protein sequence is MSDSLETTTDCPVSPLTDGSSLTDEKEKPGDASELCWQDGGLAVELQRGMETLRVNRELTDVTICVQGQDFPCHRAILAAASQYFRAMFCSGLKETHEERVEIKGLDSGTMCSLLEYTYTSRAFLTPSNVQRILEAASQFQFLRVVEACASFLSNSIHLETCIGILNLADSHALPTLRSIAQDFITSQFSQVAQQQDFLEVPGKSLEAILQRDDLDVKCEEFVFEALMRWVRAQIDERYPLLASLLSHVRLPLLEPSYFVEKVESDELIRRCTEAFYLLQEARMYHLSGREVVSERTKPRVQHFLSEVFLIVGGCTKDERFISTVTCLDPLRRSRLEVARLPMTEMEDESQNRKWVEFSCITFHNEVYISGGKETQHDVWKYNGALDKWIQIESLSNGRWRHKMAVHGGKVYALGGFDGVQRLASVEAYDPFHNRWTQVTPLAVGVSSFAAASFDRWIYVIGGGPNGKLSTDKVQCWEPGTDSWELRAPIPIETKCTNAVAFKNCIYVVGGAMHAMYCYSPLSDSWSLVTRLGERASCAIAACNNKLFITGGRDNKNQVISTVMCWDVDRWVLTEECVLPMGVSHHGSVTLMKSYTHIQRVIPPSQFQ, encoded by the exons ATGAGTGACTCACTGGAGACGACGACAGACTGTCCAGTGTCACCACTCACAGATGGGTCCAGTCTgacagatgagaaagagaagCCAGGAGATGCAAGTGAACTATGCTGGCAAGATGGTGGCCTAgctgtggagctgcagagagGGATGGAAACCCTAAGGGTGAACAGAGAGCTGACAGATGTGACCATCTGTGTTCAAGGGCAAGACTTCCCCTGCCACAGGGCCATTCTGGCTGCTGCCAGCCAGTACTTCAG GGCCATGTTTTGCAGTGGACTCAAGGAGACTCACGAGGAGCGTGTGGAGATAAAAGGCTTGGACAGCGGGACCATGTGCTCTCTCTTGGAGTACACCTACACCAGCCGAGCCTTCCTCACACCCTCAAATGTCCAGAGAATACTCGAAGCAGCCAGCCAGTTTCAG TTCCTCCGTGTGGTAGAAGCATGTGCAAGCTTTTTGAGCAACTCTATTCATCTAGAGACCTGTATAGGGATCCTAAATCTGGCCGACAGCCATGCTCTGCCCACCCTAAGGTCCATAGCCCAGGACTTCATCACTTCTCAGTTCTCTCAGGTGGCCCAGCAGCAGGACTTCCTCGAGGTGCCAGGCAAGTCTTTGGAGGCCATCCTGCAGAGGGATGATCTCGATGTAAAGTGTGAGGAGTTTGTATTTGAAGCTCTGATGCGCTGGGTGAGAGCCCAGATAGATGAACGCTATCCATTACTGGCCAGCTTGCTTTCACATGTGCGGTTGCCATTGTTGGAGCCGTCATACTTTGTGGAAAAAGTGGAGTCAGATGAGCTGATACGCCGCTGCACTGAGGCTTTCTATTTGCTGCAAGAGGCCCGCATGTATCACCTTTCCGGTAGAGAG GTGGTCTCAGAGCGAACCAAACCACGTGTCCAGCACTTTCTGTCGGAAGTTTTTTTGATCGTTGGAGGATGTACCAAAGATGAACGCTTTATTTCCACTGTCACATGCTTGGACCCTCTGCGACGCAGCCGGCTGGAGGTGGCCCGCTTGCCAATGACAGAGATGGAAGATGAGTCCCAAAACAGGAAATGGGTGGAGTTTTCTTGCATCACTTTCCACAATGAAGTTTACATATCAG GTGGTAAGGAGACCCAACACGATGTTTGGAAATATAACGGCGCCCTGGACAAGTGGATCCAAATCGAGTCGCTGTCAAATGGACGTTGGAGACACAAAATGGCAGTTCATGGCGGAAAAGTTTATGCGCTTGGTGGTTTTGATGGGGTTCAGAGACTTGCTAGTGTGGAAGCCTATGATCCTTTTCACAATCGCTGGACACAG GTGACACCTCTTGCAGTGGGCGTCAGCTCCTTTGCTGCAGCAAGCTTTGACAGATGGATCTATGTGATTGGTGGCGGCCCTAATGGAAAATTATCCACGGATAAAGTTCAGTGCTGGGAACCAGGGACAGACAGCTGGGAACTGCGAGCACCCATCCCTATTGAAACCAAATGCACCAATGCTGTTGCATTCAAGAACTGCATCTACGTAGTTG GTGGTGCCATGCACGCCATGTACTGCTACTCACCTCTGTCCGACTCCTGGTCCCTTGTGACCCGTCTGGGGGAGAGGGCAAGTTGCGCCATCGCGGCGTGCAACAACAAACTTTTTATCACAGGGGGAAGGGATAACAAGAACCAAGTGATCTCCACGGTGATGTGCTGGGACGTGGATCGATGGGTGTTGACAGAGGAGTGTGTCTTACCGATGGGGGTGTCCCACCACGGCAGCGTGACACTCATGAAGTCTTACACTCACATTCAAAGAGTCATACCTCCGTCACAGTTCCAGTGA
- the klhl6 gene encoding kelch-like protein 6 isoform X2 yields the protein MSDSLETTTDCPVSPLTDGSSLTDEKEKPGDASELCWQDGGLAVELQRGMETLRVNRELTDVTICVQGQDFPCHRAILAAASQYFSGLKETHEERVEIKGLDSGTMCSLLEYTYTSRAFLTPSNVQRILEAASQFQFLRVVEACASFLSNSIHLETCIGILNLADSHALPTLRSIAQDFITSQFSQVAQQQDFLEVPGKSLEAILQRDDLDVKCEEFVFEALMRWVRAQIDERYPLLASLLSHVRLPLLEPSYFVEKVESDELIRRCTEAFYLLQEARMYHLSGREVVSERTKPRVQHFLSEVFLIVGGCTKDERFISTVTCLDPLRRSRLEVARLPMTEMEDESQNRKWVEFSCITFHNEVYISGGKETQHDVWKYNGALDKWIQIESLSNGRWRHKMAVHGGKVYALGGFDGVQRLASVEAYDPFHNRWTQVTPLAVGVSSFAAASFDRWIYVIGGGPNGKLSTDKVQCWEPGTDSWELRAPIPIETKCTNAVAFKNCIYVVGGAMHAMYCYSPLSDSWSLVTRLGERASCAIAACNNKLFITGGRDNKNQVISTVMCWDVDRWVLTEECVLPMGVSHHGSVTLMKSYTHIQRVIPPSQFQ from the exons ATGAGTGACTCACTGGAGACGACGACAGACTGTCCAGTGTCACCACTCACAGATGGGTCCAGTCTgacagatgagaaagagaagCCAGGAGATGCAAGTGAACTATGCTGGCAAGATGGTGGCCTAgctgtggagctgcagagagGGATGGAAACCCTAAGGGTGAACAGAGAGCTGACAGATGTGACCATCTGTGTTCAAGGGCAAGACTTCCCCTGCCACAGGGCCATTCTGGCTGCTGCCAGCCAGTACTTCAG TGGACTCAAGGAGACTCACGAGGAGCGTGTGGAGATAAAAGGCTTGGACAGCGGGACCATGTGCTCTCTCTTGGAGTACACCTACACCAGCCGAGCCTTCCTCACACCCTCAAATGTCCAGAGAATACTCGAAGCAGCCAGCCAGTTTCAG TTCCTCCGTGTGGTAGAAGCATGTGCAAGCTTTTTGAGCAACTCTATTCATCTAGAGACCTGTATAGGGATCCTAAATCTGGCCGACAGCCATGCTCTGCCCACCCTAAGGTCCATAGCCCAGGACTTCATCACTTCTCAGTTCTCTCAGGTGGCCCAGCAGCAGGACTTCCTCGAGGTGCCAGGCAAGTCTTTGGAGGCCATCCTGCAGAGGGATGATCTCGATGTAAAGTGTGAGGAGTTTGTATTTGAAGCTCTGATGCGCTGGGTGAGAGCCCAGATAGATGAACGCTATCCATTACTGGCCAGCTTGCTTTCACATGTGCGGTTGCCATTGTTGGAGCCGTCATACTTTGTGGAAAAAGTGGAGTCAGATGAGCTGATACGCCGCTGCACTGAGGCTTTCTATTTGCTGCAAGAGGCCCGCATGTATCACCTTTCCGGTAGAGAG GTGGTCTCAGAGCGAACCAAACCACGTGTCCAGCACTTTCTGTCGGAAGTTTTTTTGATCGTTGGAGGATGTACCAAAGATGAACGCTTTATTTCCACTGTCACATGCTTGGACCCTCTGCGACGCAGCCGGCTGGAGGTGGCCCGCTTGCCAATGACAGAGATGGAAGATGAGTCCCAAAACAGGAAATGGGTGGAGTTTTCTTGCATCACTTTCCACAATGAAGTTTACATATCAG GTGGTAAGGAGACCCAACACGATGTTTGGAAATATAACGGCGCCCTGGACAAGTGGATCCAAATCGAGTCGCTGTCAAATGGACGTTGGAGACACAAAATGGCAGTTCATGGCGGAAAAGTTTATGCGCTTGGTGGTTTTGATGGGGTTCAGAGACTTGCTAGTGTGGAAGCCTATGATCCTTTTCACAATCGCTGGACACAG GTGACACCTCTTGCAGTGGGCGTCAGCTCCTTTGCTGCAGCAAGCTTTGACAGATGGATCTATGTGATTGGTGGCGGCCCTAATGGAAAATTATCCACGGATAAAGTTCAGTGCTGGGAACCAGGGACAGACAGCTGGGAACTGCGAGCACCCATCCCTATTGAAACCAAATGCACCAATGCTGTTGCATTCAAGAACTGCATCTACGTAGTTG GTGGTGCCATGCACGCCATGTACTGCTACTCACCTCTGTCCGACTCCTGGTCCCTTGTGACCCGTCTGGGGGAGAGGGCAAGTTGCGCCATCGCGGCGTGCAACAACAAACTTTTTATCACAGGGGGAAGGGATAACAAGAACCAAGTGATCTCCACGGTGATGTGCTGGGACGTGGATCGATGGGTGTTGACAGAGGAGTGTGTCTTACCGATGGGGGTGTCCCACCACGGCAGCGTGACACTCATGAAGTCTTACACTCACATTCAAAGAGTCATACCTCCGTCACAGTTCCAGTGA
- the LOC124870850 gene encoding immunoglobulin superfamily member 2-like: MTFAVSSLWRPTSLILLGLFLRCEAQGVNTEIQAGPLYRVVGSQLSISCSASGFADEKLKKDFEFRLADPARPTVEINVISSADLDFSYSRFRTRAQTKAISITHVDPNSVIFEIKHLLKQDEGEYECTVINPEYNLNGVYTAKTVVKVIDDSLSVTSSDSTTSLSFDEGESLTLTCQASTNTIQHVHLSLIWYLRKNGAQDAIPIISLDRDFTLTPGQGFEQRYKEEAISLDKLGEAEYRLKIAELALSDQGQIYCQAQEWIQDPDRSWYMIAQKNAEEITLTVKAKVVTDTSALGVNISAPLELQEGLELLLPCSINAQNLARRFFSLAWLWEGVELARIGPTGILTVKQEYSEREKDGELRATRTGNGKYLLRLNPVRTTHGGNYICRAWPEERGEDGNFKQGAAQDSQPQNVKISPTESELTVEMQTPVSTPLQGDRLRLICKVEGVNGGLSIAWQRKSAQSLVYTSIISLSESGVTEKAEAFANREVRVTRTSTKSFVFELDRVAPSDAGTYGCVVSETQNSGKTLSQSANVIVNSIDSLVKVSLKSRTPVVTLGTDVELMCKVLNHRIPVTLTWSLKTDDSNLNTILVLYSNGSISWSGDQHRYQVTVNNRADSVMHYLKILAASHREAGVYQCEVSVFLDNVHKKLPPSNPLKVMVQNPASKLALSSKPTITESINTDVQIDCKVTLRTSESSLYAVSWELQQEDGSRKTILSSDRNALIAFGPQIKESHRQRIGMRRTDGPTFELTIRQARISDKGIYVCKVEEFLQDPQGEWFSLSYENSTTDLNVMELDTNLSIEKNEVEMNVSIAGDFSIPCHITQQSSNESQFQVTWFWQKDTEAKPIFTAYRNSTLQARIENVAVRYGHPLPGHFNLIVLQSNAENSGLYFCEVEEWLYSFAYGWRKVAVERSGNLNVNFDAEGIARAVSDPAQMANIWMAVFVVTMFLSFFIIMVLVVKICKSKTSGGNKSANSLWMEPHRPESQMLSSESLKLG; encoded by the exons ATGACATTCGCCGTGTCCTCCCTGTGGAGGCCAACTTCACTGATTTTGTTGGGTTTATTTCTACGTTGTG AGGCACAAGGAGTAAACACTGAGATACAGGCTGGGCCCCTGTATCGTGTGGTTGGTTCTCAGCTCTCCATCTCCTGCAGTGCTAGTGGCTTCGCCGATGAAAAGTTGAAAAAAGATTTTGAATTCCGCTTGGCTGATCCTGCACGCCCCACAGTTGAAATCAACGTCATCAGCTCCGCAGACCTAGATTTTAGCTATAGTCGTTTTAGGACACGCGCACAAACAAAGGCTATTTCCATCACGCATGTTGATCCAAACTCAGtcatatttgaaataaaacaccTACTCAAGCAGGATGAAGGAGAATATGAATGCACTGTAATCAATCCAGAATATAACTTGAATGGAGTCTACACTGCAAAGACAGTTGTTAAAG TGATTGACGACTCCCTCAGTGTTACATCTAGTGACTCCACCACCTCGCTGAGTTTTGACGAAGGGGAATCACTCACTTTGACATGCCAAGCCTCCACCAACACCATCCAGCACGTCCATTTGTCTCTCATCTGGTATCTCCGTAAAAATGGGGCACAAGACGCCATACCGATCATTTCTCTAGACAGAGATTTCACACTTACTCCAGGCCAGGGCTTTGAGCAGCGTTACAAAGAGGAAGCCATTAGCTTAGATAAATTAGGAGAGGCTGAGTACAGGCTTAAGATAGCTGAACTTGCGCTGTCAGACCAGGGTCAGATCTACTGCCAAGCTCAAGAATGGATCCAAGATCCTGATCGTTCCTGGTACATGATCGCTCAGAAGAATGCAGAGGAAATTACTCTGACAGTCAAAGCTAAAG TGGTGACAGACACATCAGCTCTGGGCGTGAATATTTCTGCACCGCTTGAACTGCAGGAGGGGCTGGAGCTGTTGCTGCCCTGCAGCATCAATGCACAGAACCTCGCAAGGCGGTTCTTCTCTTTAGCGTGGCTCTGGGAAGGAGTTGAGCTGGCCCGAATCGGCCCAACGGGCATTCTGACTGTGAAGCAGGAGTACAGTGAGCGAGAGAAAGACGGGGAGCTTAGAGCGACACGAACTGGGAATGGTAAATACCTACTCAGACTAAACCCTGTGAGAACTACACATGGAGGAAATTATATCTGCAGGGCATGGCCGGAAGAGAGAGGTGAAGATGGAAACTTTAAACAAGGAGCAGCTCAGGACTCCCAACCCCAGAATGTCAAAATCTCACCTACAG AAAGTGAGCTCACCGTGGAAATGCAAACACCGGTGTCAACACCTCTCCAAGGAGATAGATTAAGGCTCATCTGTAAAGTAGAGGGGGTCAACGGTGGGCTCTCCATTGCCTGGCAGCGCAAGTCCGCACAGTCACTTGTGTACACCAGCATCATCAGTCTAAGTGAGAGTGGCGTTACAGAGAAAGCAGAAGCTTTTGCAAATCGTGAGGTGAGAGTGACGCGTACATCAACAAAGAGCTTTGTCTTCGAGCTGGATAGAGTTGCACCGTCTGATGCGGGTACCTACGGGTGCGTTGTCTCTGAAACCCAAAACAGCGGAAAAACTCTAAGCCAAAGTGCCAACGTGATTGTTAATTCCATTG ATTCACTGGTGAAAGTGTCACTGAAGAGTCGAACCCCTGTCGTGACTTTAGGAACAGATGTAGAGTTAATGTGCAAAGTCTTAAATCATCGCATTCCGGTGACTCTAACTTGGAGCTTGAAGACAGATGACTCCAACCTAAATACCATCCTGGTACTGTACTCAAATGGTTCCATCAGCTGGTCCGGAGACCAGCACCGTTACCAAGTCACGGTGAATAACCGAGCAGACAGTGTCATGCACTATCTGAAAATCCTTGCTGCCAGCCACAGGGAGGCAGGGGTTTACCAGTGTGAGGTGTCAGTTTTCCTGGACAATGTCCACAAAAAGCTTCCTCCATCCAACCCTCTGAAGGTGATGGTACAAAACCCAG CCAGCAAACTGGCCCTCTCTTCTAAGCCAACCATTACAGAAAGCATCAACACTGACGTACAAATTGATTGCAAAGTTACCTTAAGAACATCTGAGTCTTCTCTATATGCTGTCAGCTGGGAACTCCAACAAGAAGATGGAAGCCGGAAGACCATTCTGAGCTCTGACCGTAATGCTCTGATTGCTTTTGGGCCCCAGATCAAGGAGAGTCACAGGCAGCGGATTGGCATGAGGCGCACTGATGGGCCTACTTTCGAGCTAACTATTCGGCAAGCCAGAATCTCAGACAAAGGCATTTATGTGTGCAAGGTGGAGGAGTTTTTACAGGATCCTCAGGGAGAATGGTTTTCACTGTCATATGAAAATTCAACCACAGATCTAAACGTTATGGAACTAG ATACAAATTTGTCCATTGAAAAGAACGAGGTGGAGATGAATGTAAGCATTGCAGGGGATTTCTCCATTCCCTGCCACATCACCCAACAGTCCAGCAACGAATCCCAGTTCCAGGTCACATGGTTTTGGCAGAAAGATACTGAAGCTAAACCCATATTTACAGCTTACAGGAATTCTACCTTACAAGCCAGGATTGAGAATGTCGCAGTAAGATATGGTCATCCCCTCCCTGGCCATTTCAACCTTATAGTTTTACAATCTAATGCTGAAAACAGCGGCCTATATTTCTGTGAGGTAGAGGAGTGGCTTTACTCTTTTGCTTATGGGTGGAGGAAGGTTGCAGTGGAAAGGTCTGGCAATTTGAATGTGAATTTTGATGCAGAGG GGATTGCCAGAGCTGTGTCTGACCCAGCACAGATGGCTAATATTTGGATGGCAGTATTTGTAGTAACCATGTTCCTCTCGTTCTTCATCATAATGGTTCTGGTGGTAAAGATATGCAAAAGCAAGACTTCAGGAGGAAATAAGTCAGCTAACTCTCTCTGGATGGAACCACACCGTCCTGAATCCCAAATGCTGAGCTCTGAATCACTAAAACTAGGATAA